The Mycolicibacterium flavescens genomic interval ATGTATACACGGCGATGCGCGCTGTGAGTGTGCCGGCCGATCTGGACGTGGGCGAAGGTTATGGAAGAACGCCGTGGAACGTCCGCGCCATCTGGGAGATGTACGCAGGCTGGTTCCAACACCGTTCCACCACCGAGCTGTTCGCGATTGCGCCGATGGCCGTCGCCGAGGACGTTGTGCGCATAGCAGGCATAGAACCGCTCGTCGAGGCGGCCCGTGCGCACGTCGCCGAGGACCGACCGCTGTCCGCGCTGCAGCTCACCGACATCGTGTTGGAGACCGAGCCGGGCCATGCGGATGCACGAGCCGTCGCCATAGATGCCCACCACGCCCTACTTGCGAGCGCCGAGAACTTCTGGGAACGAGCCTGGATCACCAAGACCATCGACGATTTGAGGACCGCCGAATGAACTCGATCGAATTCGACTTCACCGGGGCAAGTGTGTTGGTGACCGGAGGTACCAGCGGAATCGGCTACGCCATAGCGTCCGACTTCGCCGCCGCGGGCGCGAAGGTCACCGTCACCGGAACGCGGGCCAACGCATCGGACTATCCCGACGTCGATCTCGGGGGGCTGACGTTCACCCAGTGCCAGCAGTCCGATACCGAGTCGATCGACGCCCTCGCCGAGTCTCTCGGCGACCTCGACATTCTGGTCAACAACGGGGGCGCACCTTACGCCGCCCAGAAGGACGAGTGGGACCCCGACGGATACGTGGGTTCGGTGGCCGTCAACATGTTTGCGCACATGCGTCTGACCATGGCGTGCCACGAACGGCTCCGGGCGAGCACGCTCGCGGGCGGCAGCAGCGTCGTATCCATTGTTTCGATGTCCGCGTTCGTTTCCGCGGTGTTGGTGCCTGCCTACAGCTCGTCGAAGGCCGGCATGGTGGCCTTCACCAAGAACCTCGCGCGGCGCTGGGTCGACGACGGCATTCGCGTCAACGCCGCAGCGCCGGGGCTCATCAAAACGAGAATGACGGCGCCGGTCGCCGATTTCCCCGAAGCACTCGAGGTGGAGATGCGGCACACGCCGATGAACCGAATGGGCCGCGCCGAGGAAATCTCGCCGGCTGTTCTCTTCCTCTGCAGCGACGCTGCGTCCTACATCACCGGTACCACTGTTGCCGTCGACGGCGGCTACTTGACCGTCTAGGAGCACCCATCTTGAGTCAATTCGATGACGTGACAACGTCAGACGACGTGCTGCGCCTTGCTATGGAGGCGACCGGCGTTTCGCAAACGCAGTCCGAGTCGTGGCGCCCAGGACTCGACATCATGCTCGATGAACTCGCCACGTCGACTGCGTTCAGCGCGCATGGTCGGGACTACATCATCGACAACTGCGTCAAAGCGCTCGCGCGTCGCCTCAAGGTGGACGATTACGCCGAGAAACACCACGAGGTCCTCGACGCGCCTGTCGAGCGTCCGATCTTCGTCTTGGGCATGCCACGCACGGGTACCACCGTGATCAGTTACCTGCTCGATCAGGATCCGACTCGGCGGTCGCTACTGCATTGGGAGTGTGTCCATCCGATCCCCCCGGCCACCACTGACACCCTGCGCACCGACCCACGATGCCTGGCGCTGATCGAGGAACAAAACCAGCTGCTCAATGCGCTTCGCAGCGCTCATATGTCCGTCCCACACTGGGAGGACGCCGACGGTCCGACCGAGTGCATGTTCATTCACAATCAGGATTTCAAGGGCTTGTCGTGGGATGCCTTTCTGAAGACGTCGCGGTACACGGAGTGGTTGTTCGAAGAGGCGGACATGACGACCACTTACGAATATCAGAAGCGATATCTCCAGGTGCTTCAGTCCACCGCGCCGGGAACGTGGAGTCTGAAGATGCCGTCTCACTCCGTGCACATCGAGGCCCTGCTCAAGGTATTCCCCGACGCTCGACTCATCTGGGCTCACCGCGACCCCTACCGCGCGACCGGGTCGTTGGCCAATCTCTGGAGGCTGCCTAAACAGCTGACGCTACAACCTGATTCGATCGACCTCGCAGACATGGGGCGACAGGCTCAGTGGCAGATGTCCTACCACGTCGACAGGCCACTGCGGGCGCGCGAGCGCATCGGCGACGAACGCTTCTTCCACATGTACTACTCCGAGATGATGCGCGACCCGCTCGATGTCATGCGGCGCATCTACGCTTGGACGGGTGATCCGCTCACCGAGGACACCGAGCGCCGGATGCGATCCTGGCTCGCGGCTCATCCCCAAGATCACTACGGCACCAACACCTACAGCTTGGATGAGTATTCGCTGACCGTGAAGGCGCTCGAACCGACGTTCGCCGAGTACCTCGACACCTTCCCCATCGAACTGGAAGCTAAAGCGTGACGATTGTTCCGCTGCGACCCGCTGACTTC includes:
- the fabG_36 gene encoding oxidoreductase, short chain dehydrogenase/reductase; this translates as MNSIEFDFTGASVLVTGGTSGIGYAIASDFAAAGAKVTVTGTRANASDYPDVDLGGLTFTQCQQSDTESIDALAESLGDLDILVNNGGAPYAAQKDEWDPDGYVGSVAVNMFAHMRLTMACHERLRASTLAGGSSVVSIVSMSAFVSAVLVPAYSSSKAGMVAFTKNLARRWVDDGIRVNAAAPGLIKTRMTAPVADFPEALEVEMRHTPMNRMGRAEEISPAVLFLCSDAASYITGTTVAVDGGYLTV
- a CDS encoding sulfotransferase family protein, which codes for MSQFDDVTTSDDVLRLAMEATGVSQTQSESWRPGLDIMLDELATSTAFSAHGRDYIIDNCVKALARRLKVDDYAEKHHEVLDAPVERPIFVLGMPRTGTTVISYLLDQDPTRRSLLHWECVHPIPPATTDTLRTDPRCLALIEEQNQLLNALRSAHMSVPHWEDADGPTECMFIHNQDFKGLSWDAFLKTSRYTEWLFEEADMTTTYEYQKRYLQVLQSTAPGTWSLKMPSHSVHIEALLKVFPDARLIWAHRDPYRATGSLANLWRLPKQLTLQPDSIDLADMGRQAQWQMSYHVDRPLRARERIGDERFFHMYYSEMMRDPLDVMRRIYAWTGDPLTEDTERRMRSWLAAHPQDHYGTNTYSLDEYSLTVKALEPTFAEYLDTFPIELEAKA